A window from Solanum stenotomum isolate F172 chromosome 5, ASM1918654v1, whole genome shotgun sequence encodes these proteins:
- the LOC125864670 gene encoding peptide chain release factor PrfB3, chloroplastic, which produces MAKMAADPFSVRTEATCSSSPLNLRSSKRASFRIRAHNNQHTDDKNRFYKELGTFALKRKIEDLVLRAEMLAPTALEFEEARHLKQEEIIREYDLWDDVAKSNEDLVQLAESAKAVDALKDLRYKAEEAKLITELAGMDSINYDFLKQAYAACVSVNKTLDKYEMSKLLREPYDMEGACVTIESGNEGIYSQIWAEKLTRMYIKWAEKQGHKARIVEKQDSESGGIKYVMIELEFKSAYGYLSGERGIHCMNGSSEGKFDLSKDGAAAINVIPLFLESSPDLQIDENDLEITTSYEEEQGRTSPSLTIQHIPTGLQVRSTGERSRFANKLKALNRLKAKLLIVMREQGVSNLASIRSSDISCSWNQVIRRYVYHPNKLVEDMKTGVQLSDLTAVLNGNIEPFIGAHINSRRHEIP; this is translated from the exons ATGGCTAAAATGGCTGCTGACCCTTTTTCTGTACGGACAGAAGCTACTTGTTCGTCTTCTCCATTGAACCTTCGAAGCTCAAAGAGAGCTTCTTTTCGAATTCGAGCTCATAATAATCAGCACACCGATGACAAGAACAGATTCTACAAAGAGCTTG GCACATTTGCTTTGAAAAGGAAGATTGAAGATTTGGTACTCCGTGCTGAAATGTTGGCACCAACAGCACTAGAATTTGAAGAAGCAAGACACCTCAAGCAGGAAGAAATTATTCGTGAATATGATTTGTGGGATGACGTAGCCAAGTCAAATGAAGACCTTGTGCAATTAGCTGAAAGCGCCAAAGCGGTTGATGCCCTCAAAGACCTTAGATACAAG GCTGAAGAAGCTAAGCTGATTACGGAACTAGCAGGAATGGATTCTATCAACTATGACTTTTTAAAGCAGGCGTATGCAGCTTGTGTCAGTGTGAATAAGACATTAGATAAGTATGAAATGTCCAAGCTTCTTAGGGAGCCATATGATATGGAGGGAGCATGTGTGACCATTGAATCTGGAAACGAGGGCATTTACTCGCAG ATTTGGGCAGAAAAACTCACAAGAATGTATATCAAATGGGCAGAAAAACAAGGTCATAAGGCGAGGATAGTTGAGAAACAAGATTCAGAGAGTGGTGGTATCAAATATGTGATGATTGAGTTAGAATTCAAGTCAGCATACGGCTATCTTTCAGGAGAAAGAGGAATCCATTGCATGAATGGAAGTTCTGAAGGTAAATTTGATCTTTCAAAG GATGGAGCTGCTGCGATCAATGTTATTCCTCTTTTTCTTGAATCATCCCCTGACCTCCAAATTGATGAAAACGATCTAGAAATTACAACGTCGTATGAAGAGGAACAGGGCAGGACTTCACCTTCACTCACCATTCAGCACATTCCAACAGGATTGCAAGTTCGGTCAACAG GTGAAAGAAGTCGTTTCGCAAATAAGCTCAAGGCCCTGAATCGCTTAAAGGCAAAACTTCTCATTGTAATGAGGGAGCAAGGAGTCTCAAACTTGGCTAGCATCAGAAGTAGTGATATATCTTGTAGTTGGAACCAAGTAATAAGGAGGTATGTATATCATCCAAACAAACTGGTAGAAGATATGAAGACGGGCGTCCAATTGTCTGACCTTACTGCTGTGTTAAACGGAAACATTGAACCATTTATCGGTGCTCACATCAACAGCAGACGACATGAAATCCCATGA
- the LOC125864664 gene encoding uncharacterized protein LOC125864664, which yields MSPELKPLSAQEWENLIDDYNHGGSRRLRWTSINYAAVPLLDLTLSSLLRKDIPHNLKLQLLIFIEEHFSTDENDTVSPTFLNRFLEALRSVIQSPNDGVSTSFALKEQFLISSTSIFVNYVSYTSNCLDYSFVTPLESLIELLLTIINRPNHSVDRQTRSIACECLRELETAFPCLLSEIGSHLWSLCQNERTHAAQSYALLLSTVVHNIARLKPTVSFSNSSTLVPFTVPRFLVDENVKNGHFQGELSDLSNRELRRVVAFLLECPQNLTPWGLLEFMGKTLPVAAVLDLQPSLLKVQFSGLLHTYDPLLWHAYLVMYLSYMDSFEGQEMEIASRLLLLSKESQHHLFFRLLVLHWLVGFIGLVLKRDFQKRKNVVDMSLSFYPSVFDPLALKSLKLDLLAYCSVLIDNVNGVMSSKGSPQMTREKLFEDGLVCVSAFKWLPPWSMETSVAFRAIHKFLIGQTSHSENDSISNKSLLEPAIYHTVQRTLIDSLSEYRGLVPVIVGFTDRLLTCYKHQFLGERLLKTFDDNLLPKLKIDYKLVSYFCILERIAESDKVSPSGLIELLTRFMVVLVEKHGPDTGLRSWSHGSKVLGICRTMIMHHYSSKLFVGLSRLLSFTCLYFPDLEVRDNARIYLRMLICVPGKKLRDILNSGDQLPGISPSTHSSSFFSVQSPRLSHDPKKSRNISSCMHLERIVPLLVKQSWSLSLPALGFDAKKPSYIEPIKDNASPSEQSEFDKITDGTVISEANRHNQPPEPLRVMDSKISQIVEILRKHFSFIPDFRHMPGTKIKISCTLRFESEPFSRIWVNNLPANGVDTLPALYATVLKFSSSAPYGSIPSCHVPFLLGQPPKGFYSFSQTNSLDIIPVEDVSETPGDDKSFKAPVLIELEPQDPIPGFVDVFIETNADNGQIIRGQLHNITVGIEDMFLKAIVPEDIPEDAERGYYVDLFNALWEACGASTSTGRETFVLKGGKGVIAISGTRSVKLLEVPVASLIQAVERSLAPFIVCVTGDSLTNLMKEGGVIRDITWDEINLGSSSTDDTIAETSLVGGPLYLKYKDDEDDGEGGYVQISKKTLGIIQILIFLPPRFHLLFQMEVSYTSTLVRIRTDHWPCLAYVDDYLEALFS from the exons ATGTCACCGGAACTCAAACCCTTATCGGCGCAAGAATGGGAAAATCTAATCGACGATTACAACCACGGTGGTTCACGGCGGCTCCGGTGGACTTCCATCAACTACGCCGCCGTTCCTCTCCTTGACCTCACACTTTCCTCACTTCTCCGGAAAGATATCCCTCACAATCTCAAACTCCAGCTCCTCATCTTCATCGAAGAACACTTCAGCACAGACGAAAACGATACCGTATCACCTACTTTCCTCAACCGCTTCCTCGAAGCCCTCCGGTCGGTAATCCAATCACCAAACGACGGCGTTTCAACGTCGTTCGCTCTCAAGGAACAGTTTCTTATctcttcaacttcaattttcGTCAATTACGTGAGTTATACATCGAATTGTCTCGACTATAGCTTTGTTACTCCTCTTGAAAGTTTAATTGAGCTTTTGTTAACTATTATTAACCGGCCAAATCATAGCGTTGACCGGCAAACTCGATCAATTGCTTGCGAATGTTTACGTGAATTAGAAACTGCTTTTCCTTGTTTACTTTCGGAAATTGGATCACATTTGTGGAGTTTGTGCCAAAATGAGCGTACTCATGCTGCCCAAAGCTATGCATTATTGTTATCAACTGTTGTTCATAACATTGCTAGATTAAAACCTACTGTTTCATTCAGTAATTCTTCGACATTGGTTCCGTTTACTGTACCTAGGTTTTTGGTTGATGAAAATGTTAAAAATGGACATTTTCAAGGGGAGTTATCGGATTTGAGTAACAGGGAATTGAGGAGAGTGGTTGCTTTTTTGCTTGAATGTCCACAGAATTTGACTCCTTGGGGGTTATTGGAGTTCATGGGTAAGACATTGCCAGTTGCTGCAGTATTGGATTTGCAGCCATCTTTGTTGAAGGTTCAGTTTTCGGGATTGCTTCATACATATGATCCTTTGCTATGGCATGCATATTTAGTCATGTACTTAAGCTATATGGATTCTTTTGAAGGGCAAGAGATGGAAATTGCGAGTCGACTGTTGTTGTTATCCAAAGAATCCCAGCATCATTTGTTTTTTCGATTGTTGGTGCTGCACTGGTTAGTTGGGTTCATAGGGTTGGTATTGAAGAGGGATTTTCAGAAAAGGAAGAATGTTGTTGATATGAGCTTGAGCTTTTACCCATCGGTGTTTGATCCCCTCGCTTTGAAATCGTTGAAGCTTGACTTGCTTGCCTATTGTTCAGTTTTGATTGATAATGTCAATGGAGTAATGAGTTCAAAAGGCAGTCCACAAATGACTCGGGAAAAGTTATTTGAAGATGGCCTTGTTTGTGTATCAGCTTTTAAATGGTTACCTCCTTGGAGTATGGAAACTTCTGTGGCATTCCGTGCAATCCATAAGTTTTTGATCGGTCAGACATCTCACTCAGAAAATGATTCTATCTCCAATAAAAGCCTTTTGGAGCCAGCAATCTACCATACTGTGCAG AGAACACTTATAGACTCTTTGTCTGAATATAGAGGATTGGTCCCTGTCATTGTTGGCTTCACAGACCGCTTGTTGACATGTTACAAACATCAATTTTTGGGAGAACGCCTACTTAAGACATTTGATGATAACTTGCTTCCAAAACTCAAGATAGactacaaattggtatcttacTTCTGTATATTGGAAAGGATTGCTGAAAGTGATAAGGTTTCACCTAGTGGGTTAATAGAGCTCCTTACCAGGTTCATGGTAGTTCTTGTTGAAAAACATGGTCCAGATACAGGATTAAGGTCTTGGAGTCATGGGAGTAAAGTTCTTGGAATTTGTCGAACTATGATCATGCATCACTATAGTTCCAAATTATttgttgggttgtctcgtctTTTATCATTCACTTGTCTTTATTTCCCAGATCTGGAAGTTCGTGATAATGCCAG AATTTACCTGCGGATGCTGATTTGTGTTCCTGGGAAAAAGCTAAGAGACATTCTAAACAGTGGGGACCAGCTTCCTGGAATTTCTCCATCTACCCATTCCAGCTCTTTCTTCAGTGTTCAGTCTCCTAGACTTTCTCACGACCCTAAGAAATCTAGGAATATTTCGTCCTGCATGCATCTTGAGCGCATTGTGCCATTGTTGGTTAAACAATCTTGGTCTTTGTCCCTGCCAGCCCTGGGATTTGATGCCAAGAAACCTAGTTATATAGAACCCATCAAGGACAACGCGTCCCCAAGTGAGCAAAGTGAGTTTGACAAAATTACTGATGGTACAGTGATCTCTGAAGCCAATCGGCACAATCAGCCTCCAGAGCCATTACGTGTGATGGATTCAAAGATTTCACAGATAGTTGAAATCTTGAGGAAGCATTTTTCATTTATTCCTGACTTTAGACACATGCCGGGTACCAAGATCAAAATATCCTGTACTTTAAGGTTTGAGTCAGAGCCCTTCAGTCGCATTTGGGTAAACAATTTGCCAGCTAATGGAGTCGATACCCTTCCTGCCTTATATGCAACTGTTCTCAAGTTCTCTTCTTCTGCGCCATATGGCTCCATTCCATCATGCCATGTTCCTTTTCTTCTAGGTCAACCACCCAAAGGTTTCTACTCTTTTAGCCAGACGAATTCCCTTGATATTATCCCTGTGGAAGATGTTTCTGAAACTCCTGGAGATGACAAAAGCTTCAAAGCTCCTGTTCTGATTGAATTGGAACCACAGGATCCAATACCTGGTTTTGTTGATGTTTTCATTGAAACGAATGCGGATAATGGTCAGATCATTAGAGGACAGCTGCATAACATTACAGTAGGAATTGAAGATATGTTTCTCAAAGCTATTGTCCCAGAAGACATCCCTGAAGATGCAGAACGTGGTTACTACGTGGATCTGTTCAATGCTTTGTGGGAAGCATGTGGCGCTTCAACCAGCACTGGGCGGGAGACATTTGTACTCAAAGGAGGTAAAGGGGTCATAGCAATCAGTGGTACTCGCTCCGTGAAGTTACTAGAGGTTCCTGTGGCATCTTTGATCCAAGCTGTAGAGCGATCCTTGGCACCTTTTATTGTATGTGTAACTGGTGATTCTCTAACCAACCTCATGAAGGAGGGAGGAGTTATAAGGGACATTACATGGGATGAGATTAACTTGGGTTCCTCTTCCACGGATGATACCATCGCGGAAACCAGTTTAGTTGGGGGACCGCTTTACCTCAAGTACaaggatgatgaagatgatggaGAAGGGGGTTATGTCCAAATTAGTAAGAAAACCCTAGGCATTATTCAGATTTTGATATTCCTTCCACCAAGATTTCATCTCCTTTTTCAGATGGAAGTTTCTTATACTTCTACACTCGTTCGAATTCGAACAGATCACTGGCCATGCCTAGCTTATGTTGATGACTATTTAGAAGCTTTATTTTCCTGa